GGAAGCGCGTTTGCAGCGCGCGCAGCGAGACGCGCAGGCGATCGGCGAGCGCGGTCATGCGCACATCGCCCTCGGCGGCGTCCAGCAGCGCGGCGGCCTGTTCGGCCAGTGCGTCCATGACGAAGCCGGCGCACCAGACCTGCAGCAGGTCCCACAGCGGCTGCTGCGTCCCCTCCCGCGCGCTGGTGCGGGCCGCCTGTTCGAAGCGGCTCGCGAACGCAGCGTCCAGGGTGTACAGATCGGGCGCCTGTTCGCGCAGGCCCGGCAGTCGCGCGCCGGCCACCAGGCCGCTGGCGGCGGCGGTCAGGCGCACGCCGATGCAGTGCACCGGGCCGGTGGCCTGCAGGCGGATGGGGCCCCGCTGCTGGGCGGCGAAGCAGAACGCCTGGTCCGCCCGCAGCTGGCCATCGGTGCCGTGGAAGCGCAGGGGCACGCCGAGTTCGGCCAGCAGTTCGCAGCGCCCGTCCGGGTAGACGGTCTGGACGGCCGCATCGGG
The window above is part of the Pseudoxanthomonas sp. X-1 genome. Proteins encoded here:
- a CDS encoding helix-turn-helix transcriptional regulator is translated as MDYAEHAPPPALRRYVDCLWELRDDAPDAAVQTVYPDGRCELLAELGVPLRFHGTDGQLRADQAFCFAAQQRGPIRLQATGPVHCIGVRLTAAASGLVAGARLPGLREQAPDLYTLDAAFASRFEQAARTSAREGTQQPLWDLLQVWCAGFVMDALAEQAAALLDAAEGDVRMTALADRLRVSLRALQTRFLAAVGLTPKEYARVRRLQALLRTLDGEGSPIAEAAARHGYSDQAHATHDLARLTGMTPARLVRALRGDRDGADAVRLAAAFVRGHASA